The following is a genomic window from Deltaproteobacteria bacterium.
GCACTGTATTGGCCCCATATCAAGGAACATACAAGCGCACTGCCCCAGCCCCTGCGCCAGAATATCGAAAACGCCAGACGCTCAATCGTTGTCTAACTCAGCCGCGAGTATCGTCTGCCTGAACATGATCCTGTTCAGTTCGGCAAATTTCTCTGCTTCCCGTCGCGCAAGATCTGCCAGTTCCTTCAAGGTTTTATCCGGTTTGACAACCCGCTCGTCAACGGTCAGGTTCAAAACATCGTCAGGGTATAGGTGCGCCGTCTGTCCCCGAATCATCGCTTGGATCTCTTTCATGACGGAGGGTAGTCGCAAGTACGCCAAGAGAACGAATGGATCAACTTTCTCCTCATCCGGTCTCAGAAGCATTACCTCGCCGACGAACGATGCCTTGCTTCCTACTTCTGGCGGGATGGCCGTCACGATGTCGACTTTCTTGGCAATGTAGACGGGCGAGTGCGCGGCGGCAGTCAGGAGAATGTCTCCTGTTCGGAGATACCGTTCGCCGCTGTTGTTCACCCGATACACACCCGGATCAACGAAGTTCCGGTCTCTGGGACTCCAATCGATCCCGTTGCCCGTTAAGTTGCCGACTTTCACGACAAACAACCCCTCAGGGGTGTAACTGGCTCGGGGAGGCGTGCGCCCACAAGTAACGGTTTTCAATATTTCGCTGAGGCACACCGTCTTGTTTCTTGCGATGCGTTTCGCCAACAATTCAGGTAGCCGCGAAAAGGTTTCTGTCTTTGGCACCGCAACGGTCAGCGAGCATGTTGCCACATCCTTCTGACTGGAGATGCTCTCCGCGAGATGTTTTGCCAGATCATTCAACTGACTGCCGTCTCGCCTGCGTCCAGTGCTGTCATAGCCGACATTCGACACGTTTGACACACAGATACGAACATTTGCCTTTCGGTCTTCGCTCCCGGCATACTTTCGGGCAAAAAGAACAACTGTTGTCGTTTGTGTTCCGGTGGCCTGAAATGTCTCTGAAGGCAGAGACACAATCGCCTGGACATAACCGTATTGATCAAAGGCGCGACGCGCCACATCAAGGGAGCCATTTGTTACCACGCTTCGAGGCAGAACTATGGCCAACGTTCCTCCCGGTGAAAGACTACGCAAGCACAACTCCAAGAATAACACTTCACTTGGCACCCTCCTTGCCCCCCCAGAAGCAAGCATCCGTGCCGATTCATAAACCGACATGTCGAGGCCCCTGTCATCTATGTTCACGCCGAAAGGGGGATTGGTGAATATCGCGTCGCACGTGTTCTGTTTTATTGTGCCCCTTGCCAGCGAATCGGCCAGTTGCGAGCGGAAGACACACCGGCGCGTGTGGTGCAGGTTCAGTTCGGCCAGCAGGAGCATTCGAGGGTTCTTGTCGATGCCAAAGACAGTGAAGTCGGCTTTCTTCGCGTCGTATGCCGTGCCTTTTTGCCTCTGCCAATGCTTCAACACCTCAATTAGGAAAGTGGCGGTTCCACACGCGGGATCGCAGACCTTATCGCCAGGACGCGGAGACACAAAATCAACCATCATCCTGGCCACTTCATCCGGTGTGAGAAATATTCCCAATGCTTTCCTTGTGTGTGCCGCAAGAAATTCACGAAGGGCCGCACTCCGAAGGTCGAAGGGAATGCTACTGAATTGGAGAGGCTGAAAGAGATCGTGCAATGCGATGAGACACTTGTCCGAAAGCCGGAATCGAGCATCCTTCCACAAGTCAGTGGCGCCCTGTCCCATTTCCTGAAAGTGGTCGGCAAATACCTTGCGCAATGTGTCGGCTTGCTCTGCCTGCACGCTTGAAAGCCCATCACTTCCCATTAGCGTGAACGGACTTGACGGATTCAAACCATGTTTTTCAAGCGTTTCCTTCAGTGAAATGTACTTGAGTAGTTCATCGAATGCCTCTTGAGGCTGGAGCCCGTCAACATTTCTCATCAGATCATGGGCGCGGCGATAGATTCCGCTCAGCACATGAACATTAAATGAAACGTGATCCAGGTCATCAGACTGTGCAGGCATAGCGGGCGCCGCCAGAGTAGCCTCGTATGTTGAGGCGGGTTTTCTAACCGGTTTTTCCGTCGTCTCGTGGCTCTGTGCATAGTCACGAATTGCCGAGGTTTCTGAGGCCGTAAACACTCGCCAACCGTGTTTATCGCGCTTCGGCTCTCTGATGGATCCCTGTTTCATCCAGCGAAGAATCGTGTCTTTTGACACTCCGACACTCGTAGCGACCTCAGCCGTAGTTCTTGCTGTAGTGTTCATATCGTGCATATATGTAGGATTTGTTCCCGCATTGCAAGCACGATTTTTACCGGACAAAGGAAGAGAATACGCGCGCCCCCGCGAAAACGAGGACGAGGAGGCGGGCGGAACGAACCGGGCGGCGACAGCCGCCTCGGCGGCTTGGCGGAGGACTTGGATGAGGTTGGATTGAATATCCACCGTTTCAGATAATCAGCCGTTTTGTCTCGCGGATAAAATAATCTTTTACTTTTTGCCATGAAACCTTTTTGAACATTTTCGGCATTTCATTCTTTTCGGCGTCGGCAAAATAGGTCAGCGCCTTGAGCAGATGCACCCGATTCGCATTAAAGGATTCATATTTTTTCTGAAAACCGGCAATCGCGTCCTGAAGGCTCAAACCCGCAAGGCCGAGGAAATAGAGATCGACAAAGTCTCTTTTGACCCCTCTTCCCGATATCGCCTCGATTTTCATGGCCGCGATATCTTTAAGACCCGCCAGGGACACGTCGTGGAATGACAATGGAGTTTCCAGCATGGGGTAGTTGTATTGAAAAAAACTGACCATCACCTGATTAAGAAAACCGACAACAGTATGTTCTCTTTCATGTGTCGCCCGGAAGTCGCCCATTTTTTGGAGGGTATCGATTACACGGCGATATTTGAACGTTTCCCGCGTGAAAAAATCGAGATCGACAGATAGTCGATGACCGATTTGTAGGGCCAGAGCGGTGCCGCCTGCGAGATAAAACCGTGTAAAACAGGGCTCCCGACCAATCTCTTTTAAAATGGCGAGTGAGGCAGGAGTAACGGCTTGTTCAAACATTTCACCCTTTCTTCAGGGATGCCGAAATAGAGCGCCCAGAAATTCCCGGATAATTTGCTTAAGCCGCGGGCGGTGACGGCCACCTGCCGGATCGTCTTCCGGTCGTATTTTTCAAACATCCAATGCAACGCCTCTTCGTCGCCGAACTCCAACAGACGCTCGATGACATATCGTTTGCCGGCGACCACATCCATTTTTTTTGGATCGATGTCCCAAAAATAAGGATAAAAAGCCTTAGGCAGTCTTTTCGAAGCATTTTTCACTTTTATAACATACCGTCATATCTCCCGAAATTCAATGGGAATCCATTTTTCCCGCCAGCCCGTTTCCGATTGTCTGAAACGAAAAGATCGTCAGAAAGATAAACAACGACGGGAAAAGAATCAAATGGGGGTAAAACCCGAGGGCCTGATACCCCTCAGAGGCGAGCGTCCCCCAGCTGGAATAGGGCGGAGCCAAACCGAGGCCGATGAACGAAAGGGTCGATTCCGCCAATATGACCGCCGGGATTTTAAACAGAAGGGTGACGACAATCGGGTCGCGTGTTTGAGGAATCAGGTGTCGAAGAAGAATTCTCCATCTTGGCAGACCCAGGGCCTGCGCCGATTCGACAAACGGCAGTTCCTTGTATTTCAGAATCTCCCCCCGGACAATCCGCGCCACACTCACCCATCCCAAAGACGAGAGGGTGATGAGGAGGCCCCAGAAATTCCGGCCCAAAAAAAGTCCCAGCAGGATATAAAAAAGGAGATCGGGAATCGAATAAAGAACGTCCAGAATGCGCATGAGAATCTGGTCCATTTTTCCGCCGACAAAACCGGAAAGGCTCCCATAAAAAATTCCAAAAAGGGCGGAGATGGTCGTCGCCAGCAGGGCGCAGGCCAGCGAAATCCGGGCGCCATAAAGCACTCTTGCCAAAAGATCACGCCCCAGCTCGTCGGTCCCGAACCAGAACTCATGCGTCGGTGTCATCAGAAGGAACTGTGGAAATTGCCGGTCGAAGCCGTGCGGCGTCAGGATTTTTGGAAAAAGGGCGCAGAGGAAGAGAAGGAGGAGAAAAAGGGAGCATATAGAGACAAATTTGTGACGAAGCATTTATTGTTTGTTTGTAACTGCTTTTACCCTAAGCCCTAAACCCTAAGCCCTAGCCCCTGCTTTTTCTCATCCTCGGATCGAGCCAGAGATACCCCACATCGACCATCCAGTTTAAAAAAATAAGGATCGACGCGTAGAACAGCGTGATCCCCATCACCAGAAAATAGTCGCGGTCGATCACCGCCGTCACAAAATGGCGCCCCAGACCGGGGATGGAAAAGATGGTTTCGACGACAAACGAACCGGTAATCAGCGCGGCTGTCATCGGACCCATCACCGTCAGTATCGGCGTGGCGGCGTTCTTGAGCGCGTGTTTGAGCAAAATGGCGGCCTCCGGCACCCCTTTGGCGCGAGCGGTTTTCACGTAATCCTGCCGGAGTTGCGACAAAACGCCGGCGCGGGTGAGCTGGGCAAAGTAGGCCAGCGGCACCAGCGCCAGCGTCAGAACGGGCAGAAGGGAGGAGCGAATCCCTTCCCAGAGCGCCGGGGGGAGACACTTCAGCCAGAAGGAAAAAATCATGATCAGCAAGACCGCTTTGACAAAACTGGGGAGGGACAAAACCACCGGACCGGCAAGCTTTAAAAACCGGTCAATCAAACCCTCCGGCCGAGCGGCGGCCTTAAGTCCGGCCAATACGCCAAAAACAAGGGCGAGGCTTAAGGCCCCTGCCGCCAGTTCCATCGAGGGGACAACCGCCTTGGCGATAATCTCCACAACATCCCGGTCGCGGAATTTAAGCGAAGGGCCCAGTTCCCCTTTTTTAAGATATGAAAGATAGGCTTTCAGGTCGCCTGCAAACCAGATCCAGAAATTTTGATCGCCCCTCTGTGTCAGTCCATATTTTTGATAGAGATTTTGTTTGATCTCCGGGGGGAACTCCCGCTCCTGATCAAACGGCCCTCCGGGAATCAGATGAAGAAGAAGGAAGGTGAGAATCAGAACGCTGAAAAGCGTGAGGAGGCTGATCAAGAGGCGCTTTATCAATGAAGACGCCATGATTTTGTACACTATGCCAAGTCATTCCGTAAGCAAGAAAAATTCTCTCTCTATTTCATAATTTCTTCCAATATTGCAGGCAAAGGCCGTCGCTCTCGGTGCTTTCGCACCCGCAGTGGATCTCGTCCGGGTAATAGTCCCCGTAGCCTTTTTCGATATCGCAGGTGCACGTAACCCGGATGGTTGGCTGACCGACCGAGTTCTGGAAGCGGACGTCGAAGTCGAATGTCTCGTCGGGATAGATATCCGCTGTAAAGGCCAAACCGTC
Proteins encoded in this region:
- a CDS encoding ABC transporter permease → MLRHKFVSICSLFLLLLFLCALFPKILTPHGFDRQFPQFLLMTPTHEFWFGTDELGRDLLARVLYGARISLACALLATTISALFGIFYGSLSGFVGGKMDQILMRILDVLYSIPDLLFYILLGLFLGRNFWGLLITLSSLGWVSVARIVRGEILKYKELPFVESAQALGLPRWRILLRHLIPQTRDPIVVTLLFKIPAVILAESTLSFIGLGLAPPYSSWGTLASEGYQALGFYPHLILFPSLFIFLTIFSFQTIGNGLAGKMDSH
- a CDS encoding nucleotidyl transferase AbiEii/AbiGii toxin family protein, with protein sequence MFEQAVTPASLAILKEIGREPCFTRFYLAGGTALALQIGHRLSVDLDFFTRETFKYRRVIDTLQKMGDFRATHEREHTVVGFLNQVMVSFFQYNYPMLETPLSFHDVSLAGLKDIAAMKIEAISGRGVKRDFVDLYFLGLAGLSLQDAIAGFQKKYESFNANRVHLLKALTYFADAEKNEMPKMFKKVSWQKVKDYFIRETKRLII
- a CDS encoding ABC transporter permease; this encodes MASSLIKRLLISLLTLFSVLILTFLLLHLIPGGPFDQEREFPPEIKQNLYQKYGLTQRGDQNFWIWFAGDLKAYLSYLKKGELGPSLKFRDRDVVEIIAKAVVPSMELAAGALSLALVFGVLAGLKAAARPEGLIDRFLKLAGPVVLSLPSFVKAVLLIMIFSFWLKCLPPALWEGIRSSLLPVLTLALVPLAYFAQLTRAGVLSQLRQDYVKTARAKGVPEAAILLKHALKNAATPILTVMGPMTAALITGSFVVETIFSIPGLGRHFVTAVIDRDYFLVMGITLFYASILIFLNWMVDVGYLWLDPRMRKSRG
- a CDS encoding N-6 DNA methylase, producing the protein MRNVDGLQPQEAFDELLKYISLKETLEKHGLNPSSPFTLMGSDGLSSVQAEQADTLRKVFADHFQEMGQGATDLWKDARFRLSDKCLIALHDLFQPLQFSSIPFDLRSAALREFLAAHTRKALGIFLTPDEVARMMVDFVSPRPGDKVCDPACGTATFLIEVLKHWQRQKGTAYDAKKADFTVFGIDKNPRMLLLAELNLHHTRRCVFRSQLADSLARGTIKQNTCDAIFTNPPFGVNIDDRGLDMSVYESARMLASGGARRVPSEVLFLELCLRSLSPGGTLAIVLPRSVVTNGSLDVARRAFDQYGYVQAIVSLPSETFQATGTQTTTVVLFARKYAGSEDRKANVRICVSNVSNVGYDSTGRRRDGSQLNDLAKHLAESISSQKDVATCSLTVAVPKTETFSRLPELLAKRIARNKTVCLSEILKTVTCGRTPPRASYTPEGLFVVKVGNLTGNGIDWSPRDRNFVDPGVYRVNNSGERYLRTGDILLTAAAHSPVYIAKKVDIVTAIPPEVGSKASFVGEVMLLRPDEEKVDPFVLLAYLRLPSVMKEIQAMIRGQTAHLYPDDVLNLTVDERVVKPDKTLKELADLARREAEKFAELNRIMFRQTILAAELDND